In Achromobacter spanius, the following proteins share a genomic window:
- the tssE gene encoding type VI secretion system baseplate subunit TssE translates to MREHRLLERIASLGSDVERSHITRAEVLVDSILDHLRRILNTRQGSVPIDLSFGVPDFTNLAGSFSSGTTTQMIEDIGRMIQRYEPRLRQPQITFTNTQDEVLSLGFAISGFIAVDDREIPVRLASHVASNGKVSLRRQ, encoded by the coding sequence ATGCGAGAACACCGCCTGCTTGAACGCATCGCCAGCCTGGGTTCGGACGTTGAACGTTCGCACATCACGCGGGCGGAGGTTCTTGTCGACTCGATCCTGGACCACTTGCGTCGCATCCTGAACACGCGTCAGGGCAGCGTGCCCATCGACCTGTCGTTTGGCGTGCCCGACTTCACCAATCTGGCGGGCTCGTTCAGCAGCGGCACGACTACGCAGATGATCGAGGACATCGGCCGCATGATCCAGCGTTACGAACCCCGTCTGCGCCAGCCGCAGATCACTTTCACCAATACGCAGGACGAAGTCCTTTCGCTGGGCTTCGCCATTTCAGGCTTCATCGCGGTGGACGACCGCGAAATTCCCGTGCGGCTGGCGTCGCACGTGGCGTCCAACGGCAAAGTTTCACTGCGAAGGCAATAA
- a CDS encoding Hcp family type VI secretion system effector, whose product MAMPCYLTLEGQNQGKIEGSCEISGHQGKILVQAVEHKIEIPKNPQSGLPSGKRQHLGLTFVKEIDKSSPKIYQALCSGEQLKDVTLEFYRISPKGTEEKYYTIQLTNAVVVGTRLWVPNCLQPDNRQLGHMEDVELTYEKIVWTWEPDGIESEDSWLAPKA is encoded by the coding sequence GCAAGATCGAAGGATCCTGCGAAATCAGCGGGCATCAGGGAAAGATCCTTGTGCAAGCGGTCGAGCACAAGATCGAGATCCCCAAGAACCCGCAGTCCGGCCTGCCCTCGGGCAAGCGCCAGCATCTGGGCCTGACCTTCGTCAAGGAAATCGATAAGTCCTCGCCGAAGATCTACCAGGCGCTGTGCTCGGGCGAACAGCTCAAGGACGTCACGCTGGAGTTCTACCGCATCAGCCCCAAGGGCACGGAAGAGAAGTACTACACCATCCAGCTGACCAACGCGGTGGTCGTCGGTACCCGCCTGTGGGTGCCGAACTGCCTGCAACCCGACAATCGCCAACTGGGTCACATGGAAGATGTGGAGCTGACCTACGAGAAGATCGTCTGGACGTGGGAACCCGACGGCATCGAGTCCGAAGACTCCTGGCTCGCGCCGAAGGCGTAA